One Mycobacterium paraseoulense genomic window, GAGCTGCTGGCGAGCAAGGTTATGCCGCAACTGCTTTGAGGCCCCGCCGGTTAACCCGTCACGAGGACTCGGCGTCGGCGCGTTCCTCCTCGAGCCGATCCTTGCTGCGCAGCAACCGCAGCAGCGTCACAAACAGCAGCCCGCCGACCATGTTGCCGACCACGGTGTAGCCGAACCAGCCGAGCCAGGTCAGATAGCCGAACGGCGCATTCCCGGTGACCAGGGCGCCGAAGATGAGCAGCGAATCCAGGATCGAATGGAACAACCGCAGCCCGGCGAGCAGGAACGCGGCGGCGACCGCGGCGGCGATCTTGGCGGGCACCGAATCGGTGCCGTGTTGCATCCGGGTCATCAGCGTGATGACCATGCCGCCCAGGATCGCCAACACCATGCTCTGAACCGACAGCGGTGCGGTGGCGAAGTGGGCGCCGGACTCGATGGTCTGCGCGTGCAGCTCGGGAAACCCCGTCATGATCAGCCACATGATCACCCATCCGCCCACCAGGTTGGCGAACATGGTGCCGCCCCACAGCTTGGCCAGCTGGCGGAGGCTGGCGCGCTTGGCGGCCACGGTCACGACGGGGATGATGAAACCCTCGGTGAACAGCTCGCTGCGGCCCAGCAGCAGGGCCAGGAAGCCGATCGAGAACGCCACCCCGGCCAGCAGCGGCCGGTGGGTGGCGTCCAGCACCGACAGGTAGGCGAGCACCCCGATCCCCACCTCCGTGCCGCCGAAGAAGCCGGTGACCAGCACGCCGCGCCAGGTGCGGTGCAGGCGCTGGCTGCCCTCGCTCAGCATCCGGCTGAAGGCGTCCTCGAGCTCGTCCTCGATCGGACTGTCGGTCTGCCCGAGGTGGCGTTGGGTGGTCTCACTCATGGTGGATGGCCAGATACCCGTTATTCGGCGGACGGACCATCAGGTGTGAGGGATCTGACACGGCCCGCCCCCGTCATCTTCGCGGCCGCAGCACGGGTGTCACCAGTTCACCGGTGTTTAAGTAGCTCTCGAAGTTTCGGATCGCCAGCAGCGCCATCGCCCGACGGGTCCGGGCGGTGGCGCTGCCGATGTGCGGGAAGAGCACCACGTTGTCCAGGTCGAACAGCGCCGGCGGCACGCGGGGCTCGTCGACGAAGACGTCCAGCCCCGCTCCACCCAGGGCGCCGCCGGCGAGCAGTTCCACCAGCGCGTCCTGGTCGACGACGCTGCCGCGGGCGATGTTGACCAGGTAACCCTCGGGCCCCAGCGCCTCGAGGACGGCGCGGTCGACCAGGTGCCGCGTCTTGGGATCGCCGGTGGTGGCCACGACGAGGACGTCGACCGACTCGGCCAGCTCCACCGGCGACTCGGCATAGCGATACGGCGATCCGTCGACGCGGTGGCGGTTGTGATACGCGATGGCACAGTCGAATCCGAGCAGGCGGGTCGCGATGGCCGAACCGATGCGGCCCAGGCCCAGGATCCCGACCTGCAGG contains:
- a CDS encoding formate/nitrite transporter family protein, which codes for MSETTQRHLGQTDSPIEDELEDAFSRMLSEGSQRLHRTWRGVLVTGFFGGTEVGIGVLAYLSVLDATHRPLLAGVAFSIGFLALLLGRSELFTEGFIIPVVTVAAKRASLRQLAKLWGGTMFANLVGGWVIMWLIMTGFPELHAQTIESGAHFATAPLSVQSMVLAILGGMVITLMTRMQHGTDSVPAKIAAAVAAAFLLAGLRLFHSILDSLLIFGALVTGNAPFGYLTWLGWFGYTVVGNMVGGLLFVTLLRLLRSKDRLEEERADAESS
- a CDS encoding 2-hydroxyacid dehydrogenase, giving the protein MSAVRVGAFERTFEAELAARYDIAKLPDAPHRAAFLAEHAADIRVVITSGPPGVDADTIAALPNLEVIINNGAGVDMIDMSAARRRGIGVSNTPDVLSDTVADTALGLILMTLRRFGAADRYVRAGRWVRDGPFPYGRDVSGLQVGILGLGRIGSAIATRLLGFDCAIAYHNRHRVDGSPYRYAESPVELAESVDVLVVATTGDPKTRHLVDRAVLEALGPEGYLVNIARGSVVDQDALVELLAGGALGGAGLDVFVDEPRVPPALFDLDNVVLFPHIGSATARTRRAMALLAIRNFESYLNTGELVTPVLRPRR